Part of the Paenibacillus terrae HPL-003 genome is shown below.
GATTGAGGGGACTTCGCTGGCTTTCATCCATGTGAGAAAGCTGTCGCTCGCTCAGGGCAGGTCTTTTACCCACTATGAAGTGGATAAGAGACTGAATGTCGTGGTGCTAGGGAGCGATGCAGCCCGTAATATTTTTGGTCCGGATGCCTCCAAGGCGGTGGGGGAAACGATCATGATCAAACAGCTTCCTTTTAAGGTGGTCGGGGTACTGACGAATTCCAATTCCAATATGAGTAACAGCGGGCAGCAGGTATATGTGCCGATTACAACAGGAATGGAACGGCTGGGGAATATGAGCATTCAGCAGGTGAATGCTTCTGCAACAATGGAGGAGAAGATTGACCAGGCGAGTGCTGAAATCCGACAGGTGCTGCGTGCCCGGCATGAGCTGAAGCCATCAGAGGGCGATGATTTTCAGATCATGACCCAAACGGAGATCCTAAAAACGGTCTCAGGTGTAGACAAGGTTATGAATATGCTGTTGCTCGGCGTCGCTGCGATTGCGCTCGGTGTTGGAGGCATTGGCATCATGAATATTATGCTGGTGTCTGTCACGGAACGGACGAGGGAGATCGGGATTCGCAAGGCGATTGGTGCGCAGCGCAGTGATATTATGCTGCAATTTCTGGCCGAGGCTGTTTTTCTTAGTCTGATGGGCGGGCTGGTTGGCGTTATGGCGGGTCTTGGGGGCGCGAAGCTGCTGGAGAAATTTGTCCATATGCCGATTGTGTATACGATGGAACCGGTGCTGTACTCTTTTCTGTGCTGCATGGGGGTTGGTGTGCTATTTGGAGTGTACCCGGCGCGGAAGGCGTCCAAGCTGCGTCCGATTGATGCTTTAAGATATGAATAAGGGAGCGGATACTTCGTCTTACTCGAAAGAGCAGGGTGTGAAGTATCCGCTTTTTTGATGTGTAATAAGTGCTTTAAACAATGAAAAACCACCAATAACCGCTTTAATTTTATATATGTGATGTTTTATATGCTTTTATAGGTTGATTTATAATTATATATGACGTATTATATTTAATATCAGAAAGCAAGGAAAAAAAAGGAGGGGCGTTCATCATCGACCTTACGGCAAGACAAGTGGAAATTTTAAACATCGTACAAAAGCATGCCCCGATTACCGGTGATCAGATTGCGGAAATGCTCAATCTCAGCAAGGCCACCATTCGGACCGATCTATCCAAGCTGGGCATTCTGAATTATATAGATGCGAAGCCCAAGGTTGGTTATTTTGTCGGAAAACGGGGCACGCCGAACCGGGAGGAAAAATTCCGGCTCATGCAAATGAAGGTCGGCGATCTTCACGGGGTTCCAGTCATCGTACGTGAAACAACAACGATTCAGGAAGCGGTGGTTGCTCTTTTTCTGGAGAACGTGAGTAACCTGATCGTTACCGATGAAGAGGGGAATCTGGCAGGAGTAGCTTCCCGCAAGGATCTGCTCAAGGTTACGTTAGGCAATCCGAATGCGGCGACCATCCCTGTCAGTCTCGTGATGACTCGTCAGGCGAATGTCGTCACCGTTTCCCCGGAAGACACTGTATTGGAGGCAGCGCGCAAAATCATTGCCCGTCAAATCGACAGTCTGCCTGTCGTCGTCCCTTCCAATTCCGACAAACCAGGGGAACACTGGAAAGTCGTGGGACGCATTACGAAAACGAATATTATCAAAATGTTGCTCGATATGGTAGCAGAGGATTAATGGGAGGAATCGAATGGTTCAGGCGCGCAGTCATTTTATAGCGATCTGTTCAGACTCGATTGGCGAGACGGCGGAAGCCGTCGTTCAGGCGACCATGCGCCAATTTGAGCTACCGGACACAGAGATCAAGAGATTTATGAATGTAAGAGATGAAGACGAACTGAGCCGGGTGATGGAAGAGGTGGCTGAGCGTAAAGGTTTTGTAGCTTATACGCTGGTGCAGCCGGAATTGAGAGAAGCGATGAAAGAGGAGGCTGTCCGGCTGAATGTGCGGGCTGTCGATATCATGGGCCCGATGATGCAGGCGTTTGCTGACACGTTCCATGATGATCCCAAGGAAAAACCCGGTTTGTTGCATCGGATGGACGATAATTACTTCCGTCGTGTGGAAGCCATGGATTTTGCGGTTCAATATGATGATGGCAAAGATGTGAGCGCCATTCTCAAAGCAGATATTGTACTGCTAGGCGTATCTCGTATTTCCAAAACTCCTTTGTCGATGTTTCTGGCGCATAAAGGTTACAAGACGGTCAACATTCCCATTGTACCGGAGCTGACA
Proteins encoded:
- a CDS encoding pyruvate, water dikinase regulatory protein, translated to MVQARSHFIAICSDSIGETAEAVVQATMRQFELPDTEIKRFMNVRDEDELSRVMEEVAERKGFVAYTLVQPELREAMKEEAVRLNVRAVDIMGPMMQAFADTFHDDPKEKPGLLHRMDDNYFRRVEAMDFAVQYDDGKDVSAILKADIVLLGVSRISKTPLSMFLAHKGYKTVNIPIVPELTPPAQLKDVQHGRVFGLTIQPELLLKIRSERLKVMGLPNNVQYATSTRVEEEIAYAQSLFTKLGCPIIDVTDKAIEETAGLIIKML
- a CDS encoding helix-turn-helix transcriptional regulator; protein product: MEILNIVQKHAPITGDQIAEMLNLSKATIRTDLSKLGILNYIDAKPKVGYFVGKRGTPNREEKFRLMQMKVGDLHGVPVIVRETTTIQEAVVALFLENVSNLIVTDEEGNLAGVASRKDLLKVTLGNPNAATIPVSLVMTRQANVVTVSPEDTVLEAARKIIARQIDSLPVVVPSNSDKPGEHWKVVGRITKTNIIKMLLDMVAED
- a CDS encoding ABC transporter permease gives rise to the protein MKFREIIRVSLNSLRTNMLRSLLTMLGIIIGVAAVIAIVAIGKGSTATITSQINSMGNNLLMIYPYAPYDGSSSMSFSQTKGISLEDIAELEQQKAVAEVAPSAMTNADITWSRNKVNGQIEGTSLAFIHVRKLSLAQGRSFTHYEVDKRLNVVVLGSDAARNIFGPDASKAVGETIMIKQLPFKVVGVLTNSNSNMSNSGQQVYVPITTGMERLGNMSIQQVNASATMEEKIDQASAEIRQVLRARHELKPSEGDDFQIMTQTEILKTVSGVDKVMNMLLLGVAAIALGVGGIGIMNIMLVSVTERTREIGIRKAIGAQRSDIMLQFLAEAVFLSLMGGLVGVMAGLGGAKLLEKFVHMPIVYTMEPVLYSFLCCMGVGVLFGVYPARKASKLRPIDALRYE